In Diabrotica undecimpunctata isolate CICGRU chromosome 4, icDiaUnde3, whole genome shotgun sequence, a single genomic region encodes these proteins:
- the QIL1 gene encoding MICOS complex subunit MIC13 homolog QIL1 isoform X2 has protein sequence MIKFAIKAGIAATAVYYIKEQGVWKQSDESIKAYEKIKEVACPYVKELTSQIPYELPKLPESDVASSIVKESWNKGVLVTFKFLSDLPDSTRELTAKGIDAIKQNEEVKKLLNSSS, from the exons atgaTCAA GTTTGCAATtaaagccggaattgctgccacAGCTGTTTACTACATAAAAGAACAAGGAGTATGGAAACAAAGCGACGAAAGCATAAAAGCGtatgaaaaaattaaagaagttgCATGTCCCTATGTCAAAGAACTAACATCTCAAATTCCTTATGag CTCCCAAAACTGCCAGAAAGTGATGTAGCCTCCTCAATAGTTAAAGAAAGTTGGAATAAAGGTGTTTTAGTTACTTTCAAATTCTTATCTGATTTGCCTGACTCTACCAGAGAGTTAACAGCGAAAGGTATTGATGCAATAAAACAAAATGAAGAggttaaaaaacttttaaattcgTCTTCATGA
- the QIL1 gene encoding MICOS complex subunit MIC13 homolog QIL1 isoform X1 translates to MLYPFNFVKPFPHSFTRFAIKAGIAATAVYYIKEQGVWKQSDESIKAYEKIKEVACPYVKELTSQIPYELPKLPESDVASSIVKESWNKGVLVTFKFLSDLPDSTRELTAKGIDAIKQNEEVKKLLNSSS, encoded by the exons ATGCTGTATCCATTTAATTTTGTCAAGCCTTTTCCCCACTCATTTACAAG GTTTGCAATtaaagccggaattgctgccacAGCTGTTTACTACATAAAAGAACAAGGAGTATGGAAACAAAGCGACGAAAGCATAAAAGCGtatgaaaaaattaaagaagttgCATGTCCCTATGTCAAAGAACTAACATCTCAAATTCCTTATGag CTCCCAAAACTGCCAGAAAGTGATGTAGCCTCCTCAATAGTTAAAGAAAGTTGGAATAAAGGTGTTTTAGTTACTTTCAAATTCTTATCTGATTTGCCTGACTCTACCAGAGAGTTAACAGCGAAAGGTATTGATGCAATAAAACAAAATGAAGAggttaaaaaacttttaaattcgTCTTCATGA
- the Moca-cyp gene encoding uncharacterized protein Moca-cyp translates to MGEEEPPSRETPAQRARCFFDVSIGGINSGRIVFELFTDVAPKCCENFRALCTGEKGLGEETQKPLYYKDAIFHRVVKDFIIQGGDFSNGNGTGGESIYGGTFEDENFILKHDQPLLLSMANRGKDTNGSQFFITTQPAPHLDDVHVVFGRVVSGVDLVRQIESLPVDANSRPLQDAKIIKCGELVKQVKAKKEKKKVEADDDNEEGEIKSKKKSKKDKKKEKKSKKHSKENTKSDEEEEGEEGEVFEPHPLVTVTNIDPEEIPEIPANKFLMRGEGRKDRDKNNDNRKDDRRDKNYRDRGNKRDWGGDYNRWGRTATSKSGRMIKGRGKFRYRTPSRSRSRSATPIHWRKEESRVIKMSDLEKLDAKRKQLESRRDKSKWRSETPELPSFEKSLTPQTEYPKSKGKNKGVDYNALDYEDQSEDENKDSYKHKKIVPSLVQYPLSSSKNTHKSKEDIQKEIEQVDEEEKEAEAINKRSDFLAMALGVQIKTGEDPATGEIKFGGYNKQRDRSEKFSQAQSANKSNSNNRFGRVNMRLLQLAHQDSVPAATQLPSKVEEKHGRNKFETEKPVVQSESKYEKNGRFSDMRRRRDRYDDRKRGDIMERDRRDGGRNRDRRDNRARDYKKSPRRSRSRDRNRGRRRSRSRSRSKSKSRSRSRSRKSRSKDKSKKSRSRTPEVPAKHAKVEDKDKDKDVFKADKDAEEKYRKLLILRKKMALLELKKKEEMRLMEEKQRKAKEESEMLEKVKLAKREAIEKEKLLKTVKVLQELDDKKDTKLRKRLNSSSSSSSSSSSSSDSDRDRKNRRRPSPKQRSPSRSRSRTKRHRRSSARSTRSRSRGSRDRHRERPSRRRR, encoded by the exons ATGGGGGAAGAAGAGCCCCCTTCTAGAGAAACCCCTGCTCAGCGTGCTAGATGTTTTTTCGACGTATCAATCGGCGGCATTAATAGCGGTAGAATCGTTTTCGAACTTTTTACGGATGTGGCTCCGAAGTGTTGTGAAAACTTCAGAGCTTTGTGTACCGGCGAAAAAGGGCTGGGGGAAGAGACTCAGAAACCTCTTTATTATAAA GATGCGATATTCCATCGTGTGGTCAAGGATTTTATTATCCAAGGTGGTGATTTCTCAAATGGAAATGGTACTGGAGGTGAAAGTATATATGGAGGGACATTTGAAG aTGAGAATTTTATTCTCAAACATGATCAGCCATTGTTGTTATCAATGGCTAATAGAGGAAAAGACACTAATGGATCACAGTTCTTTAT TACAACGCAACCGGCCCCCCATCTAGACGA TGTTCACGTGGTTTTTGGAAGAGTAGTAAGCGGAGTTGATTTGGTGAGGCAGATCGAATCGCTTCCAGTGGATGCTAACAGTCGACCCCTTCAGGATGCGAAGATCATCAAGTGCGGAGAACTTGTAAAGCAAGTCAAAG CCaagaaagagaagaagaaagtAGAAGCGGACGACGACAATGAAGAAGGAGAAattaaatcaaaaaagaaaagtaaaaaagataagaaaaaggAGAAGAAAAGTAAAAAGCATAG CAAGGAAAACACCAAATCGGACGAGgaggaagaaggagaagaaggCGAAGTATTCGAACCTCACCCGTTAGTTACCGTAACAAATATTGATCCTGAAGAAATACCCGAGATCCCAGCTAATAAATTCTTAATGAGGGGAGAAGGCAGAAAAGATAGGGATAAAAATAACGATAATAGAAAAG atgacAGAAGAGATAAAAATTACAGGGATCGTGGTAACAAACGCGATTGGGGTGGAGATTACAATCGATGGGGAAGAACCGCAACCTCTAAAAGCGGAAGAATGATAAAAGGAAGAGGAAAATTT agATATAGAACACCGTCTCGAAGCCGATCACGCAGTGCTACTCCTATCCATTGGCGTAAAGAAGAATCTCGCGTGATCAAAATGTCCGATCTTGAAAAGCTCGATGCGAAGCGCAAACAGTTGGAGAGTAGAAGGGACAAATCTAAATGGCGAAGTGAAACGCCGGAGCTTCCGTCTTTTGAAAAATCACTAACGCCCCAAACTGAATACCCTAAGAGTAAAGGGAAAAATAAGGGAGTCGATTATAATGCTTTGGATTATGAAGATCAGAGCGAAGATGAAAATAAG GATTCTTACAAGCATAAAAAAATTGTGCCTAGTTTAGTACAGTATCCACTTTCTAGTTCAAAAAATACACATAAGAGTAAAGAAGATATCCAAAAGGAGATTGAACAAGTGGatgaagaagaaaaggaagctgAAGCCATTAATAAGCGATCTGACTTTTTAGCAATGGCTCTag GTGTCCAAATAAAAACCGGCGAAGATCCTGCCACTGGAGAGATTAAATTCGGTGGCTACAACAAACAGCGTGACAGATCAGAAAAGTTTAGTCAAGCACAATCAGCGAACAAGTCGAACTCCAATAATCGTTTTGGAAGAGTTAATATGCGTTTACTACAGTTAGCGCACCAGGACAGTGTACCTGCTGCCACTCAATTGCCTAGTAAG GTCGAGGAAAAACACGGAAGAAATAAATTTGAAACAGAGAAGCCTGTTGTTCAGAGTGAGAGCAAATATGAAAAAAATGGTAGATTTTCCGATATGAGGAGGCGAAGAGATAGATATGATGACCGTAAACGTGGCGACATTATGGAAAGGGACAGAAGGGACGGAGGCAGAAATAGGGATAGAAGAGATAATAGGGCACG GGACTACAAAAAATCTCCAAGAAGATCCCGTTCGAGAGACAGAAATAGAGGACGCAGGAGATCCCGTTCACGTTCCCGATCCAAATCTAAATCAAGATCTCGTTCTCGTTCGAGGAAGTCCAGGAGTAAAGATAAATCTAAGAAATCCCGATCCAGAACGCCCGAGGTCCCTGCTAAACATGCAAAAGTCGAAGACAAGGATAAAGACAAGGACGTGTTCAAAGCTGATAAGGACGCAGAAGAGAAATACAGGAAATTGCTCATTCTTCGGAAAAAGATGGCATTGTTGGAGTTGAAGAAAAAGGAAGAAATG agaCTAATGGAAGAAAAGCAACGGAAAGCCAAAGAGGAAAGCGAAATGTTGGAGAAAGTCAAATTAGCGAAGAGAGAAGCCATCGAAAAGGAGAAGTTGTTGAAAACGGTCAAAGTTTTACAAGAACTTGACGACAAAAAGGACACCAAGCTGAGAAAGAGACTGAATTCTTCGAGTTCCAGTAGCTCGAGTAGTTCGAGTAGTTCAGACAGTGACAGAGATAG AAAAAATAGACGAAGACCCAGTCCAAAACAAAGGTCGCCATCCAGATCCCGTTCCAGAACTAAAAGGCACAGACGCTCATCTGCTAGATCCACCAGAAGTAGATCTAGAGGATCTAGAGACCGACATAGGGAGAGGCCTTCGAGACGACGTCGTTAa